One window from the genome of Nicotiana tomentosiformis unplaced genomic scaffold, ASM39032v3 Un00156, whole genome shotgun sequence encodes:
- the LOC138903916 gene encoding uncharacterized protein, whose protein sequence is MGGWQGAKAPSWWRVGSWNIWTLTGKSIELAKILHRRKINIACVQETRWVGNRAQETHGFKLWYSWRVRGKNGVGILVDKDLRELVVVYAPQVGLGEEVKRHFREDLDGLVRGIPSTEKLIIGGDFNGQIGRSPGGYDGVHGGFILEIETKEAEHLITFRSMAAKNQIDYLLLRKCDRGLCTDCKVILSENLTTQHMLLIMDLEIKWTRKKRALFGIPRVRWGALTKDKAQELGEKLLALGAWRSSGDTSCMWYMTASCWLWGPGGVTGTRVVCGP, encoded by the exons ATGGGGGGGTGGCAGGGGGCTAAGGCACCTTCTTGGTGGAGAGTGGGGTCATGGAACATATGGACTCTAACGGGGAAGTCTATAGAGTTAGCAAAGATTCTCCATAGGAGAAAAATTAACATAGCTTGTGTCCAGGAGACTAGATGGGTGGGGAACAGGGCTCAGGAGACTCATGGGTTTAAGTTGTGGTATTCATGGAGGGTGAGAGGGAAGAACGGGGTAGGCATTTTAGTTGATAAGGATCTAAGGGAGCTAGTAGTTGTTTACGCACCTCAGGTAGGTTTGGGCGAGGAGGTTAAAAGACACTTCAGGGAAGATTTGGATGGGTTGGTGCGAGGTATACCATCCACCGAGAAGCTTATTATAGGGGGTGATTTTAATGGCCAAATTGGGAGGTCGCCTGGGGGATATGACGGTGTACATGGTGGATTCATTTTGGAGATAGAAACAAAGGAG GCAGAGCACCTGATAACTTTCCGGAGTATGGCCGCCAAGAACCAGATTGACTATCTACTTCTCCGAAAATGTGATAGAGGTCTTTGCACGGATTGCAAGGTCATCCTAAGTGAGAATCTTACGACCCAACATATGCTTTTGATTATGGACTTGGAGATTAAGTGGACGAGGAAGAAGAGGGCTTTGTTTGGTATACCTAGGGTCAGGTGGGGTGCATTGACTAAGGACAAGGCCCAGGAGTTGGGGGAGAAGTTGCTGGCTCTGGGGGCCTGGAGGAGTAGCGGGGACACGAGTTGTATGTGGTATATGACAGCAAGTTGTTGGCTATGGGGGCCTGGAGGAGTAACGGGGACGCGAGTTGTATGTGGTCCATGA
- the LOC104098673 gene encoding tetraspanin-2 gives MSLSNNITAFLNFVAFMCSIPIIAAGTWLASKPDNECIHWLRWPVVFMGLAVMLVSLVGFVGAYWKKEGLLGVYLVCMAILIILLLVLLVLAFVVTRPNGAYLVPGRGYSEYRLARFSSWLRNHITSSDNWGKIRACLADSNICPKLNNEFITADQFFAAHLSPIQSGCCKPPTICGYQYMNPTVWNNPTNTIADPDCSIWNNDPNQLCYNCDACKAGLLGNIRKEWRKVNVILIITVVVLIWVYLIACCAFRNAQTEQLFRRYKQGWA, from the exons ATGTCTCTAAGCAACAATATTACAGCTTTTTTGAACTTTGTGGCGTTCATGTGTTCTATCCCCATAATCGCCGCCGGCACGTGGCTTGCTTCTAAGCCAGACAACGAGTGCATTCACTGGCTCCGTTGGCCCGTTGTTTTCATGGGTCTCGCCGTTATGCTAGTTTCTTTAGTTGGTTTTGTCGGTGCTTACTGGAAAAAAGAGGGACTTTTGGGTGTCTACTTGGTGTGTATGGCCATTCTTATCATCCTTCTCCTTGTCCTCTTAGTTCTTGCCTTTGTTGTCACGCGCCCCAACGGCGCGTATTTGGTACCCGGTAGGGGTTACAGTGAGTACAGGCTTGCTCGTTTCTCTTCCTGGCTCAGGAATCATATTACAAGTTCTGATAATTGGGGGAAGATAAGGGCTTGTTTGGCTGATTCTAATATTTGTCCTAAGCTTAATAATGAGTTTATTACTGCTGATCAGTTCTTCGCTGCTCATCTCTCCCCTATCCAG TCAGGATGTTGTAAACCTCCAACAATATGTGGATACCAGTATATGAACCCAACGGTCTGGAATAACCCAACAAACACAATAGCAGACCCAGATTGCTCCATCTGGAACAATGACCCAAACCAACTGTGCTACAACTGTGATGCGTGCAAAGCTGGTTTGCTGGGAAATATCAGAAAAGAATGGAGGAAAGTTAATGTCATTCTCATCATAACTGTGGTGGTTCTCATTTGGGTATATCTCATTGCCTGCTGTGCATTCAGAAACGCCCAAACTGAACAACTTTTCCGACGTTACAAACAGGGTTGGGCTTGA
- the LOC138903917 gene encoding uncharacterized protein, with translation MKSYLETYDLWEVVMEDKLIQPLPANSTLAQIKAHSDEKTKIYKAKTIIQNSVANSIFSKIIACETAKEAWETLKQEYQGSERGRQNQILNLKRDFEYLRMQNDETIAKYSDRISLIVNKINLLGDDFKDDKVVEKILVTIPERFESKISSLEESKDLSIISIAELISALQAQEQRRAFRQDKVTESIFYAKHQKEKVDYPYCKYCKKKTHLEKFCWWRPDALCGNCKQKGHVTKVCKFKDAHAQALIAEEGIDDDLL, from the coding sequence ATGAAATCTTATCTTGAAACTTATGATCTATGGGAAGTTGTAATGGAAGACAAACTTATACAACCACTTCCCGCAAATTCTACCCTTGCCCAAATCAAAGCTCATTCAGATGAGAAAACCAAAATATACAAAGCCAAAACTATAATTCAAAATTCAGTTGCAAATTCAATCTTCTCTAAAATCATTGCATGTGAGACAGCAAAAGAAGCTTGGGAAACACTCAAACAGGAGTATCAAGGAAGTGAACGAGGCAGACAAAatcagattttaaatttgaaaagagatTTTGAATATCTTAGAATGCAAAATGATGAGACCATCGCTAAGTATTCTGACCGAATTTCTTTAATTGTCaataaaattaatttacttgGTGATGATTTCAAAGATGACAAGGTAGTTGAAAAAATTCTTGTGACAATTCCCGAGAGATTTGAATCCAAAATTTCCTCTCTCGAAGAGTCTAAAGATCTCTCTATCATCTCTATTGCAGAATTAATAAGTGCTCTTCAAGCACAAGAGCAAAGAAGGGCCTTCAGACAAGACAAAGTTACTGAGAGTATTTTTTATGCGAAACACCAAAAAGAAAAAGTCGATTATCCTTATTGCAAATATTGCAAAAAGAaaacacacttagaaaaattttgTTGGTGGAGACCTGATGCATTATGTGGAAATTGCAAACAAAAAGGTCATGTTACAAAAGTGTGCAAGTTCAAAGATGCTCATGCACAAGCACTAATAGCAGAAGAAGGAATTGATGATGACCTTCTTTAG